A stretch of DNA from Phycisphaerales bacterium:
GACCTGGACCCCGAGAACTGGGAGCAGATCGAGAAGAAGCCGCTCGTGCGCGCGCTATTCGAGGGCACCGAGAAGGACGCCTCGTCCGCGACCTACGCGCCTGACTACCACATCGACGCCAACTCAGGCCATCGTGACCTCCTATTGGCAGTGGACGCCGACAGTTCGCAGCACTCGGCCATTATCGATGTCGTCGAAGGCAAGAGCCTGGTCATCGAAGGACCCCCGGGCACCGGTAAATCGCAGACGATCACCAACATCATCGCTGCGACGATCGCGGCGGGTAAGACCGTTCTGTTCGTGGCCGAGAAAATGGCCGCGTTAGAAGTGGTCCAGAAGAACCTGCAGCGGGTGGGGCTCGGTGCGTTCTGCTTAGAGATGCACAGCCACAAGAGCAAACCGGCGCAGGTATACCAGTCTCTACGGGACAGGATGGACGCCAGCTTCTCGCAGCCAAACGCACTGACCGCTCAACTTGCGCAGGTGCAGTCTGACCGCGAGGCGATCGACGGGTATCTAGAGGCCACCAGTTCAAGGGTCGGCCCGCGCAATGAGCCGCTGTTCCAGGTCTTTTGGCATATCGCCGCGCTGCGAGCATCTGGCGCGGAGCTTGTCCGCGCCTCCGTTGACACCGGACTTACGGATCGGCAGCTTCAGGACCGCTTGGGGTTCTTCGACGAACTCAGCGCACACCTGTCAGAGTCGAAGGAGGTTGGCGCGCAGGTCTGGAAGGGCTTCAACGCCCTGCGCTACTACTCATCAGATAAGCCCAGGGTTGCTCAGGCCCTTCAGGAGCTCGCGAAAGCGGCGGAGTCATTTGAGCAGGCAGGTGCATCGAATGGGAACTCGGCCCCTGGTTGGCCGACCCTAGCTGCCACGGCGAATTGGGGCGATCTTGCAGAACGTTTGAACCCCGCTGCCTCGACTTCGCAGCTGGTGTGCTCCGCACTCGCGGGGAACACGGCCGCTCGAGATATCGCGACTCTATGCCACGACATCGAGGCTGCCGCTGCAGCCAAGGCTGGGACTCCTGAGCTCTGGAGCCTGGCCCGTCGATCCGAGGTGACGGCCGCGGCCAGGGAGTACATGGCTTTGTTGGAGCTGTCGGAGTCTGCTCGCCTCTACAGAGCTAGCGGGCTTGACGATGTTCGGCGCGCCGTCGCCGAGCTTGACGGGCTCCTCAGCGCAATCGACCGGCTTCACTCACCCTTTGACTCGCTCGAAAAGGTGCAGGTGGGACGCCCCCGCAACGTTCAGGAGTTCGAGCGGTGCGTTCGCGCGTACCACTGCCTCTACGATCCAGTGATCCAGAACCGGGCCGTGGTGCGTCCCGAGCTGTTCTTCCCCGGCGCGGCTGGCGTGCTGAATCAGGCACTGGAGCAGAACGCCTCACTGGCTAAGCTGGCGGTTGAGCTTGAGCGGCACCTCCTGCTGCGTGACGTTCCGGCCAACGCCGACCTTGCCGCGCTCCGGCGGGACCTTCGCGCGGGCGGGAACGGCGTCCTGCGCTGGCTCAAGGGCAGCTACCGCGCGGCATACGCCAAATCGCGCGCGTTCCGGCGAAGTGGCACGAAGCTGACCCCCGATGGGCTGATCGCGGTACTGGAGGCGCTCGAAGACTTCCTGCAGGCAAAGTCGGCCTTTGCAGCTAACGAGAGCTTTCGGAGGGCACTTGGCCCGGGGTTCCGAGGGACCGAAACGGATTGGGACACCCTGAAGAGAGAGCTTGAATGGGGGCTACGCGCGCAGGGGTGCGGACTCTCTTACCCCACGTCAGTCCAGCTCCTCAAGAATCTCGACTCAACGCCGCACGCTCCCCGGCCCGAGGAGCTGGAATACCTGCTTGGCCTAACCAGGCGCAGCCTTGCGGCGTCCTTGGTACAGCCCGCCCCTGATTCTGAATCGCGCTTCCTCACCACTCCCTTCGCAGACCTCTCCCAGAAGGCATCCAAGCATCGATCTGACCTGCAGCGGCTGCTGCAACTCTCGGAAATCGACCCGGCAGTCCACTTCCGCAGTGTCGAAGAAGCGAACCAGGGCTTCACACGCATTCTCCAGCTGCAAGGCCTCCAGCGCACACTTTCCAGCAGCTCCATGGGGCGAACTCTTTTCGGTCCCAGCTACGACTGCGAGAACACCGACACTGGGCCTGCCCGGCAGACGCTCTCTTGGTTCGACGCTCTCACGAACCTTCCCCTCCCCGAACCGGTTCGCCGCTGGATGTTGGCCCAAGACACAGTGAACCGTTGCGCGGCTGTTCGGGTGGCGGTGATCCAGGCCGAGCAGGCGGCGGGTACGTGGCGCGCAGCCCTTTCGGAGCTTTCGTCTTTCGGGAAGGTTACTGACGCTTTCGCGGGTGGCCCGGGGTGGTCGGCCGTGAGGGTGAGACTTCAGGAACTCCAAACGTGCCTCACCCAGCTTCTCTCGTGGGCGAACCTCTGCAGGGCCCTCGCGCACGCGGAGGAGCTGGGCCTCAGTGCGTTTCTCTCAGGTGTCATTGCGGGGAAGGTCGAGCCGCATGTAGCTCGCAGGAACTTCGAGCTCACCTTCTTTGAAACGCTAGCGAAAGAGTCGCTGGAGGCGCATCCGGCGCTGCGGCGCTTCACCCGGCAGCGGATCGAGCAGGTCCGGGGCAAGTTCCAATCGGGCGATAAGGCGGTCCTGGAGCTCTCCCGCAGACGCATTGCTTGCCAGGCGGCTGAGAGAGTGCCGCCGGTCGGGAATGCACGCGGTCGGGTCGGCGAGCTTACCGAGCTCTCCCTGATCCGCAATGAGGTGCAGAAGCAGAGGGCGCACTGCAAGCTGCGCCAGCTCATGGTGCGTGCGGGCCGGGCCGTGCAGGCGCTAAAGCCGTGCTTCATGATGAGCCCGCTTTCAGTCGCCCAGCAGCTGCCCCCGGGCGAGATCGAGTTTGATTTGGTGATCATGGACGAGGCGTCGCAGATTCGACCCGCGGACGCGCTCGGTGCCATTGCCCGTGGGCGGCAAGTCGTCATCGTTGGTGACCCGAAGCAGCTGCCCCCCACCTCGTTCTTCGATAAGGCTACCGCGGGCTCGGATGACCCGGATGACGCGCTAATAGCTGATGACGCTGAATCTGTCCTTGAAGTGGCACTTAAGGCGTACCCGCTCGCCCGGCGACTGAGGTGGCACTACCGCAGCCAGCA
This window harbors:
- a CDS encoding DUF4011 domain-containing protein, translated to MSRIDVRKELDRFRKELLDLSLRNILLKYRPSRTRSARIIDEVPDVVFDRLVVRGRPMILRAAGDGDETLGITKAELPRAPRAGSQRLSSHYDDKLQLDLDDDSLDRRAKAMLSLATTEVQETGGSSFYLALGFLEWYASRDSSEALRAPLLLVPCELEKTFDGRRGRYSYSIRYTGGEVLHNVSLAMKLRQEFNLELPEYDAEWSPEVYFAEVQRAVRSEPRWQVRREAVLGFFAFAKLLMYRDLDPENWEQIEKKPLVRALFEGTEKDASSATYAPDYHIDANSGHRDLLLAVDADSSQHSAIIDVVEGKSLVIEGPPGTGKSQTITNIIAATIAAGKTVLFVAEKMAALEVVQKNLQRVGLGAFCLEMHSHKSKPAQVYQSLRDRMDASFSQPNALTAQLAQVQSDREAIDGYLEATSSRVGPRNEPLFQVFWHIAALRASGAELVRASVDTGLTDRQLQDRLGFFDELSAHLSESKEVGAQVWKGFNALRYYSSDKPRVAQALQELAKAAESFEQAGASNGNSAPGWPTLAATANWGDLAERLNPAASTSQLVCSALAGNTAARDIATLCHDIEAAAAAKAGTPELWSLARRSEVTAAAREYMALLELSESARLYRASGLDDVRRAVAELDGLLSAIDRLHSPFDSLEKVQVGRPRNVQEFERCVRAYHCLYDPVIQNRAVVRPELFFPGAAGVLNQALEQNASLAKLAVELERHLLLRDVPANADLAALRRDLRAGGNGVLRWLKGSYRAAYAKSRAFRRSGTKLTPDGLIAVLEALEDFLQAKSAFAANESFRRALGPGFRGTETDWDTLKRELEWGLRAQGCGLSYPTSVQLLKNLDSTPHAPRPEELEYLLGLTRRSLAASLVQPAPDSESRFLTTPFADLSQKASKHRSDLQRLLQLSEIDPAVHFRSVEEANQGFTRILQLQGLQRTLSSSSMGRTLFGPSYDCENTDTGPARQTLSWFDALTNLPLPEPVRRWMLAQDTVNRCAAVRVAVIQAEQAAGTWRAALSELSSFGKVTDAFAGGPGWSAVRVRLQELQTCLTQLLSWANLCRALAHAEELGLSAFLSGVIAGKVEPHVARRNFELTFFETLAKESLEAHPALRRFTRQRIEQVRGKFQSGDKAVLELSRRRIACQAAERVPPVGNARGRVGELTELSLIRNEVQKQRAHCKLRQLMVRAGRAVQALKPCFMMSPLSVAQQLPPGEIEFDLVIMDEASQIRPADALGAIARGRQVVIVGDPKQLPPTSFFDKATAGSDDPDDALIADDAESVLEVALKAYPLARRLRWHYRSQHESLIAFSNERFYDKDLVVFPSPTVDAGRLGVRHHFISGATCAGGKNVLEAEAVAKAIIAHAQSSSHESLGVGAFNAEQRDLIQECLDRACISSPTVRVAVEKLQARDEGLFIKNLENLQGDERDVIFVSYTYGPDSASGVVRNNFGPINGDQGWRRLNVLITRARRRLEVFSSLHPEQINAEPGKSRGVHAMRDFLEFSRSGKIVDRGIRTTRGPDSPFEEAVGRVLNTLGVSFVPQVGVAGYFVDIGVLAPGSQHDFVLGIECDGATYHSARSARDRDRLREEVIIRRGWKVHRIWSTDWFLNQSTEELRLQEAVRKALREWKTAAS